The Megalobrama amblycephala isolate DHTTF-2021 linkage group LG7, ASM1881202v1, whole genome shotgun sequence genome window below encodes:
- the lg7h4orf33 gene encoding UPF0462 protein C4orf33 homolog isoform X1, with protein MLNSVCSGCILLTAMEFYIRNTWDSLPVDHKPVKIRFSPGEEGLLMQVTAPFFNDPPAPAGPPGEPFPGLWDYEVVESFFLNSNTEQYLEVEVCPHGQHLILLLNGKHNAFMQQLPLSFKANIEDNTWKGEALLPWRYFPQGINKMNSYAIHGSGAGRTYEALYPVPKEDLQEGQGPDFHRLEYFQDFTLQSIMGEDWVQPESDLWNLASK; from the exons ATGCTTAACAGTGTCTGCAGCGGTTGTATCCTCCTGACTGCCATGGAGTTCTATATCAGAAACACCTGGGACAGCTTACCTGTGGATCATAAGCCGGTAAAGATTCGCTTCTCACCTGGCGAGGAAGGTTTGTTAATGCAGGTGACTGCTCCTTTCTTTAACGACCCCCCTGCACCAGCCGGACCACCTGGAGAGCCGTTCCCTGGTCTCTGGGACTATGAGG TGGTCGAATCCTTCTTCTTGAACAGCAACACTGAGCAATATCTAGAGGTGGAAGTCTGCCC ACATGGACAACACCTTATTCTGCTCCTGAATGGAAAACATAATGCGTTTATG CAACAACTCCCTCTATCATTCAAAGCCAATATAGAGGACAACACATGGAAGGGAGAAGCACTTCTGCCTTGGAGGTATTTCCCTCAGGGCATTAATAAGATGAACTCCTACGCCATCCATGGCTCTGGTGCAGGAAGGACCTACGAGGCTCTGTATCCTGTTCCTAAAGAAGACCTGCAAGAAGGACAGGGACCAGACTT TCATCGACTTGAGTATTTTCAAGACTTCACTCTGCAAAGCATCATGGGAGAAGACTGGGTTCAGCCAGAATCTGACCTGTGGAATTTAGCAAGCAAATGA
- the lg7h4orf33 gene encoding UPF0462 protein C4orf33 homolog isoform X2 — MEFYIRNTWDSLPVDHKPVKIRFSPGEEGLLMQVTAPFFNDPPAPAGPPGEPFPGLWDYEVVESFFLNSNTEQYLEVEVCPHGQHLILLLNGKHNAFMQQLPLSFKANIEDNTWKGEALLPWRYFPQGINKMNSYAIHGSGAGRTYEALYPVPKEDLQEGQGPDFHRLEYFQDFTLQSIMGEDWVQPESDLWNLASK; from the exons ATGGAGTTCTATATCAGAAACACCTGGGACAGCTTACCTGTGGATCATAAGCCGGTAAAGATTCGCTTCTCACCTGGCGAGGAAGGTTTGTTAATGCAGGTGACTGCTCCTTTCTTTAACGACCCCCCTGCACCAGCCGGACCACCTGGAGAGCCGTTCCCTGGTCTCTGGGACTATGAGG TGGTCGAATCCTTCTTCTTGAACAGCAACACTGAGCAATATCTAGAGGTGGAAGTCTGCCC ACATGGACAACACCTTATTCTGCTCCTGAATGGAAAACATAATGCGTTTATG CAACAACTCCCTCTATCATTCAAAGCCAATATAGAGGACAACACATGGAAGGGAGAAGCACTTCTGCCTTGGAGGTATTTCCCTCAGGGCATTAATAAGATGAACTCCTACGCCATCCATGGCTCTGGTGCAGGAAGGACCTACGAGGCTCTGTATCCTGTTCCTAAAGAAGACCTGCAAGAAGGACAGGGACCAGACTT TCATCGACTTGAGTATTTTCAAGACTTCACTCTGCAAAGCATCATGGGAGAAGACTGGGTTCAGCCAGAATCTGACCTGTGGAATTTAGCAAGCAAATGA